The Penicillium psychrofluorescens genome assembly, chromosome: 2 nucleotide sequence CCGGGTCATAGGGCTTGCTAGACCGATCTGTGGCAGACGGGTCTAGAGCCGCGGCGAGGCCTTCAATTGTCGGGTGTCCGATGATGGTTGTGACGGCGATGCGGTCCGGCAGGTCCGGCTCAttctgcagcagccactTAACCTGGAATAGCTCCAGCGACGAGCAGCCCAGATCGAACAAATTGGCCTGGATGCCCAGCTCTGCACGAGACGCCACGAACACCTCGGCGAACACCCCCTGCACTGCCACCTCCGCGGGCGTGGTGGCCTGCAGCAGCGGGCCGCTGGTGGCTTGCCCCAGGAACTCCTCGTCCTGTTGGATACTGGGGTCGTACATGCCGGCCTCGAACGCCTTCCTGATCTTGGCGCGCGAGAGCTTCCCCAGGGCGGACTTGGGCAGGAACACCCGGTCCAGCGGGATGATGCGATGTGGCCGCGCCATGCAGTGGTTCATGACGACCGTGCGAATTGCATTGCGCGTGCTCACGCGCGCAGAGACGTCGTCCACGGCGTAGGTGGGCAGATACACCACGCAGAGCGTTTCAGACGCTGCCCCCGGCACCCGGTAGGGGAAGATGGCCGTATACGACATCGCCATACCGGGGATGCGCGCGTCCTCGATAGCACCCTCGATCTCGTGCGGGTAGTATTTGAGGCCGTTGATGTTGATCGACTCCTTGCCGCGGCCGACCAGATGCAGCCGCTGGTTCTCGTCCAGGAAGGCCAAGTCGCCTGTAACAAACCAACCGTCCGTCGTGAAGGCCTCCAGCGTCGCGGCGGCGTTGTTGAAGTAGTCCTTGAACACGTTAGAGCCGCGCACCTCCAGATGGCCGGTCTCGTTGGCGGCGCAGAGCCGGCCTTCGGCGTCGCGCACCCGCATCTCCATGCCCGGGATGCAGTAGCCTAGCGAGGTGAACTCTCGGCCATGCACAAGGTCGCCCCCGGGGCAGTCTTTGCTGTAGATACTCCCGGCACAGGTCTCAGTCATGCCGAATCCGGGTCGGATGAAATCGCAAGGGGCCCCCAGCGGCTGGAGCAGCTTGGTCAGGGAGGCACACAGGGCCGTCGAGTTGGCTTCTCCGCCGGAGATCAGGCAGTGCAGAGATGAGACATCTGGGAGCCCTCGGGCGGCGTCTGCATCGACCGATCCATGCGGCAGGATATTCTCGAGGGTCTTCTTCACGGTtgcgaggaagaagttgggcGCGAACGTGTATCCTACTGCGTGCCGCTCGACGAGCCGCAAGAACGCAAGCGGGTTGGCCAGAAGGTCGCCGGCGTGGACGTGCACCTGGTCCGCACCCAGGGCCATTGCATGCAAATGGACCTCCGTGAGGTTGGCAACGTGATCCATGCCGATCCAGTTCAGAAAAACCTCGTCGCGATGCGTGCCGTGATACGCGGCTTTGCTCGCGACGGCATGCAGCATCTGGCCGTGGCGCAGCGCAACGGCTTTGGCGTTCCCAGTGCTCCCAGAAGTCAGCATTAGGGCAGCCAGGTCCTTAGGTGACTGCGTATACCCGTTGTTCGAGATGTACTCGGCCAGGAGTGGAGCCTGGTGGGCTGTCAGATCCTCGACCGTGTGAATGATGAGTCCGGGCaggtcgaggaactcggACACAAGATGCTCCCTGGTCAACACGACGGGACTCTGCAGGACTTCTTGCAGATGCAGCAGGTGCTTGCGCCGCTGGTCGAGGTTGTTGGTGAACGGCGTCGAGATAGCAGGCACTTGGCCGGccgccagcaccgcccaCAGCCAGCGGACGTTGTCTTCATGGTTATCTaggtggatgaggacgatTGTCTCTGGTGTCAGGCCGGGGATGGTCTTGACCGAGTTTCCCAGGACAATCGCGTCGCCCAGGAGTTCGGGATACGTGATTCTGATGGGCTCGCCTTCCGTCTGTCCAGGCGGGTAGATCGAGAGGCCCTTCTCGGGTGCGGAACGAGCAGCCCTGGTTAGGGCTTCGAGCAGGTTTTTTGGCACAGGAGCCATGATGGGGACGTGTATACTCAGTTGATGGACAAGAAACACTTAACCAAGCGTACTGAACATCCCCGCAATGTCGGTTGCGGCCTCATTCGTGATAGTCGTCCATGGGACCATGTTCATCCAGCTTATATGGTTCCCACCCTGGGCCGATTATTCCACTCCATCTGACATCGCGATGGTTGAAAATCGAGACTGCCGACGATAAACGGCGCTACAGCCCTGAGGCTTGGCTCTGCAAGTGGAATCTCGCCGACCTCGAATGGGGACATTATCTGGCGATGGGGCTGCCGAATGGGCCGATAAGTCTCCTGTTAGATGGCGCTTTGTAGTGCTTACTAGAGCGATGTTCAGCCATGCCCGGCTAGCTAAGGCAGCGACTTATCGTGTTCGTCCGAATGGCCCCATCCGTTAGACTGACTAGAAGGGACTAACTTGTCCTGATGCAGGCCTGTTTCTTGATGGCCTGGATCAATGCAGCTTTTCCTGATCCGGATCCCGTCTGCAGTCAGCGGATCGCCGTCACAGGCGTTGGGGCCATGTCGTCTACGATCTAGAACAGCATTGCTGAGGTGCAAGTGTCCCTGGTCGAATCCTGAGGCGAAATAGCCGCCTCATCTGGTCTATAACTGCCTCACCTGTTTTTTCCTGCGTGACTATCCGACTACTCTCTTCCCGCCCCGCGAGCAGACACGATACAATGGCGCCTTCTGAGGTCAAGCTTACTGAGGCGGCTGAGGCTGGAAGCGCGTATGAAGTGGTATGTTCTCCTTGTTTATTCCATCTGGCTAATCGCTCGCTCATCTTGTCCAGTCATGGGAAGGCTTGGACGATGCCTGCAATCCGCGCAACTGGAGCACTGCGAAGAAATGGCGGAACGTGATTCTGATCAGCGTGCAGGCCACGCTGTCGCCCATGGCCTCCGTCATGCTGGCCGTGACCAGCATCGCCATCTCGCGCGAGTTTCATCTGACGGGCCCGTACGCCCCTAGTCTGCCCACCGCGCTGTTTGTCCTGGGCTTTGGGCTAGGCCCTCTGTTTTTGGCTCCCCTGTCCGAGCTGTACGGCCGGCGCATTATCTACCTGGCCTGCTTTGTCGCCTTCACTATCGGCAACATCCTCTGCGCGGTGGCGCCCAACATGGCCGCCCTGGCCGTCTTTCGCCTGGCCTGTGGCATGGCAGGATCGGCGGGCCCCAGCATCGGTGGCGGCACCATCCGGGACATGTTCACACCCGAGACCCGTGGCCGTGCCCAGTCGGTATACAGCTTTGGTCCCACGGGCGGGTCGGCTCTGGGGGGAGTAATCGGCGGGTTCATCCTGGCGGGCACCGGCCAGTGGCGGTGGGTAGCGTGGGTGATGGCCATTGCGTCCGGCATTACCTGCATCGTATCGGTCTTCTGCCTCCACGAGACGTTCCCGCCCTATCTACTGCGCAAGAAAGCGGCCAAGCTCCGGGCCGAGACGGGTAATGACGCCTACCGCAGCTCGTTCGATAGTCCGCTTGGCCATCGCCAGCTACTGGCACGCACCCTGACGCGGGCAGTCCACATGCTTATTACCGCGCCTGCGTGCACCGCCATGAGCCTCTATATGGCCTTGTAGGttctctatctctctctccctgccCTAAGCGTATCTTGTTATATCTTGTGATAGTACCACTTACCCGACTCCAGAATCTACGGAATCCTGTACCTCCACCTAGTCACCCTCCCGCTGCTGTACTCGTCCGAGCCCGTGTACGGCCTCCCCTCCTACCGCTGGCCCGCCGCCCTGACGGGGTTGTCGTATCTGGGTGTGGGAGTTGGTTCGTTCGTCGGAGTCCTCGTCTGCGCCCTGGCACTGAACCGGACCTATGTGCTGATGAAGGCGCGCGAGGCCGGGAAGAACCGGCCGACCGACAGCACGGGTCCCGAGTACCGCATGCCGCTGATGCAGGTGGGCGCCTGCATTGTGCCACTGGGACTGTTGATCTTCGCCTTCACCGCGCGCACCGATGTGCACTGGATCGTGCCGTTAATCGGGGCCACCGTCTTCTCTTCCGGCATGCTGATCACGTATATCTGTGTGACGACCTACCTGGTGGACTCGTTTGACCAGTACGCGGCCAGCGCACTGGCCGGGATGACGCTCACCCGCAGCGTCCTGGGCTGTGTGTTCAGTCTGATCGGCTTCCGTCTATACGAGTCGTTGGGCTACGAGTGGGGCACGCTGATGCTGGCCTTGCTCTGTGTCTTGATGATGCCGCTGCCGACCATCTTCTATTTTCTCGGCCCGCGATTCCGTCGCCTCGGGGGGTATGGCCTAGACCGGGAATCGGTGTGAGTGTATTTTTATATGTAGACCGTAACTATTTTTAGCATAGACCAATATATATGACTGCAGATTACCTATAGTACAGCAAGGGTAAATTGTTGAGGCTACAGAGCCCAAGCGGAAAGGCTAGAGAGAGAGTTTGGGAGACAGACAAGAGAGCATCGGCTGACGAAATTGGTTGAAACTAGCGGGAACCCTAAATGGAAACCAACCCTACCGTATATGGTCAGTGCTGGCTGACCCGTCCTGCAGCCACCAAGCCACCCCTGCCAATCTTCGGCCAGATCCGAGCCGAGCTGGTGGCTTGGCTTGGCAGGGACAAAAACCCTTGCTTATCAGACGCACTGTCAGAAGTCCCCGAGAATGTCCCGATCACAGATATGCTTTTGGAGCATCGTAGGGGTATGTTGGAGCTGAAGAGATTCGGATTGCAGTTGCACGGCGGTGTTTGAGCAAGCACATAAGCGAGGCTGAAGGTCTAGCCCTAGTCTAGATACCCTCATCACGACTGCGATGTTGAAGCCCCAACGGTCACTTCACTCGTGTTCTTAGAACTCCACGTAGGTAGTTATAAATAGTCGCGACGGTGCAATTCCCACATCAAGCCTATTAGGGTAATCAGAAGCACTGGATCTGAAACGAACCATCCCATTATTCTATACACAGACAGCATGGCGCCGCAAGCACAGAGACTCTCTCCTCTGAGTCTGAAGCAGACTCTGCCGTTGGTAAGTCAACTCCACCTGGACTGAAGCGGTCCTGGGCTCTAACGAATGGAAGAACGACGCAGTTGCTCGCTCGGTGGACCAAGGCCGCGATGCTATCCAGCGTGCGCTGCAGACTACCATCCCGACAACGCGAACGTCCATGCCACCGCATCCCGGGCTCCTGGTCATTGTCGGACCCTGCAGCGTGCATGACCCAGCTGCGGCACTGGAATACGCGCGCCATCTTGCCGCTGCGGCGGAGAGGTATCGCGGAGAGCTGCTGATCGCGATGCGGGTCTACATCGAGAAGCCCCGGACGACCGTCGGCTGGAAGggcctcgtccaccacccGGACCTGGCACAGGGGGCGGCGTCGGATCTGAACCGGGGCCTGTTCGCCTCGCGCCAGATCATGCTGCAGGTTGCCGAGCTGGGCCTGCCGGTCGTCACGGAGGTCCTGAGCCCCCTCGTGCTGCCGTTCGTTCAGGACGTGCTGGCCTGCGGTGTCATCGGCGCCAGAACCACGGAGAGCCAGCCGCACCGCGAGCTAGTCAGCGATGTGCCCATGCCGATGGGATTCAAAAACGGCACGGACGGTTCGCTAGGCGTGGCCCTGGACGCCATGAAAGCCGCCGCCCAGCCCCATACGCTGGTATCTGTGGACGACGAGGGTTACCTCGTTGAACATTTCAGCGCCGGCAACCACAACACGTTCACGGTTCTTCGCGGCGGCAAGAGCGGTCCCAACTTCAGCCCGGAGCACATTCTCCAGGCAGAGGCTGCTATGTTCCAGGCAGGCCAGCCAGTCCGCCTCGTCGTGGACTGCAGCCACGGCAACTCGATGAAGGACTATCGCAAGCAGCCCGCTGTGGCGGCCAGCGTTGCCAAGCAGGTCGCTGCGGGGGCTCCCATCGCGGGCGTGATGCTCGAAAGTAACATCTACGCTGGTACGTGCCTGTTGCAGCCTGTCGGAGTTCAATCTTACTGATTAATGATTATCAGGCCGACAGGATATTCCCGCCGATGGACTGGCCGGCCTCCAGTACGGCGTCAGTGTCACAGACGGATGCATTAGCTGGAAGGAGACCGAGCTTGTTCTGGACGAGCTGGCAGCCGCCGTGCGCATGCGGCAGGCTGTGTTGCCCAAGCCGGTGGCCCTGCACAGCCGACGGCGGTCGTCCGTGCAGCAGtccatggagaagctgcggCCCAATATTTCTATCCTGGAGTTTTCGGGATGAGGGTGTTCGATGATTATTAGATGATGAGATGATGAGATGATTGCGAGGAGATTTTGGCGTTCAAGCTGCCTGCGTTACCAGACTGTAATCCGAGGTGCTATTCGATAGACTAGACATACACTGTTTCCACTGTCGGTGCATTGGTTCTTGTTATAGTACGTAGTGGATATACGTCGCTAGGGATCTATGGATTCTTTGTATATTTATGGTAGAATCTGTGTAAAAGACAAGGGTATAAGTCTACTGTCGCTTGTCTCATCATCGAACAGAAGTGACTAGCTCCAGCTATTTCTCAGCTGATAATGTCTACGGTTAAGGCCATCATTCAAGGCTTGACCATATTGTAGAACTCTATCAGGAGAACAAGGTCCATTATAAATGAATTTATTGGCAACGCTGCCGTCTATCACAGGGCCAGCAACTATACATTCGAAGAAAATAAATCCGCAGCAAAAGTTGCCAGTTACAAGAAATCCTGGGAAAGAAATGCCCAATCATCTATACTCCCGAGTCAATCTCCGGCACCAAGTCCACCCCCTTGTAGTCGGCCCAGTCGCGACAGTTCTGGTAGACGCTGTGTGGGATCTCCATGTTCAGGATCTTTTCCGGATGTTCCTGTTCATGGTCAGCACTGGGATTGATCGGTCTGGGTAATTAGAAGATGAAAGATAAACACCAACCAAGACATTAACATAGAGCCCTGCGCTGACATGCCACGCCAGATGGCAATGCAACGGCCACACCCCCGGGTTGTCCGTGACAAACTCCATCACCATGTAACCGGGCCCCTTAACGGGGTCGCCCGGCTGCAGGATGAACGTATCCCGCCGCATCGGATTCTTCAGATTGGCGACGCCGTCCCACTCGCCCACGCCCTCGGCCACGATCCAGAAGTTGTGCCCGTGCAAGTGCATCGGGTGCTGGCTGCGGTTTGTGAAGCTGTAGTTGTACAGAATGATCCGCACGGAGCTGTTGCTGCCGAAGTTGTAGACCAGCCAGTCGGGGTTGGGGTATGAGGTGTTGCCCGCTTtagcgaggagaaggacggGGTGTCTGTTCCCCGTCAGCAAGTAACATGTTATGCAAGGACCGGCCGACTTACTCGTAGTTTGCGCGGAAGGTCTCGTTGTTGACGTACCACAGGAGGTTCCCGGTCTCGTTCGCCAGGAACTGGATGTCCATCTGCTGCGTCACGGCCGGTGTGGCCGGCGGGTCCATGGGATATACCGGAGTCGTCAAGTTAAGCGGGACCTGTCCATCTTGCGTCAGTCTACGTGGGCAGTTGAGAtagagggagaaggagacgGACATCACCACAATGCGAGTCATCGTAGGGCGTTGCGGTTGTGTTGGGCAGCTGGGTCACGTCCGCATCCTCATAGTAGATGGCCGCTTTCGCATGGGGCTGGTAGCTGACGGCACAATTGGCGCTCACGTCGGAGCGCATCCATACCGCGTCCGTCGACTCACCCGTGGCGTGGACGAGCACATCGGCGCGCTGGCCGATGCCGATGCTCAAGACGTCCGTCTCGTACGGCACAATCGGCACGAAGTCGCTGGCAATCACCGTCAGACGCATGCCGTCGATGGTGAACCGCTGGAATCCCTGGCTGCTGACGTTCATGATCCGCAGGCGGTACGTCTTGCCCTTGGTGAAGCGGAACTGCGAGTAGGTCGCATCACGCGAACAGGTGAGGTTTTTCTCGGCGATGCTGGGATTGTTGCAGTCGTACGGCGTCCGACCGTTGATCAGGTTGTTGTCCGAGTAGGCCTGGGTGGTCGGCGCCGGCAGGCCCACCACgctctccaccacctcgaGGTAATTGGCATGATACCAGTCGAACTAGATCAATCAGTATCAGTCCGTGTTGTTAGACCGTCAACCAACGTACCAGCAAGACCGGACCCAAGTCCACGTCGTAAGGCACATGTTGCGGCCTACGTGAAAGTTAACTAGACTGGCCCGCCAGAAGGAAGTACAGAGGGCCTAATCAAACTCACCCGTACACAATGAGTGCGCCGAAGATGCCCCCCGAGTACTGGGCCCCGTAATGCGAGTGCCAGAACGTGGAGCCATACGCATCGGCCCGGAACGTGTAGGTGAACGACGAGCCCGGGGCGATGGGACACTGCACGGTGGAGGGAACCCCGTCCATCCACTGTGT carries:
- a CDS encoding uncharacterized protein (ID:PFLUO_003132-T1.cds;~source:funannotate), whose protein sequence is MAPVPKNLLEALTRAARSAPEKGLSIYPPGQTEGEPIRITYPELLGDAIVLGNSVKTIPGLTPETIVLIHLDNHEDNVRWLWAVLAAGQVPAISTPFTNNLDQRRKHLLHLQEVLQSPVVLTREHLVSEFLDLPGLIIHTVEDLTAHQAPLLAEYISNNGYTQSPKDLAALMLTSGSTGNAKAVALRHGQMLHAVASKAAYHGTHRDEVFLNWIGMDHVANLTEVHLHAMALGADQVHVHAGDLLANPLAFLRLVERHAVGYTFAPNFFLATVKKTLENILPHGSVDADAARGLPDVSSLHCLISGGEANSTALCASLTKLLQPLGAPCDFIRPGFGMTETCAGSIYSKDCPGGDLVHGREFTSLGYCIPGMEMRVRDAEGRLCAANETGHLEVRGSNVFKDYFNNAAATLEAFTTDGWFVTGDLAFLDENQRLHLVGRGKESININGLKYYPHEIEGAIEDARIPGMAMSYTAIFPYRVPGAASETLCVVYLPTYAVDDVSARVSTRNAIRTVVMNHCMARPHRIIPLDRVFLPKSALGKLSRAKIRKAFEAGMYDPSIQQDEEFLGQATSGPLLQATTPAEVAVQGVFAEVFVASRAELGIQANLFDLGCSSLELFQVKWLLQNEPDLPDRIAVTTIIGHPTIEGLAAALDPSATDRSSKPYDPVVTLRSGGNKTPLWLVHPGVGEVLIFLHLANRFTDRPVYALRARGFDGEPFFSSVDEMVDAYRGAIQRVQPVGPYAIAGYSYGGTVAFEIAKQLRQDGFAIPFLAVFDQPPHIKERMRHGGWADVLLTLARFFDLLPSAEAEATVVAQLRAVGGGLEDDTDKDQLVDLLLASASDHRLEEFGLDKSRLATWTSLALNSHTIAREYEPQGCVPTLEVLYGQPIEAVASTKRDWLEQKLSRWTHFVDDVQFHEVPGHHYTLLAPEHVGAFYRILRARMEARGV
- a CDS encoding uncharacterized protein (ID:PFLUO_003135-T1.cds;~source:funannotate), whose translation is MAILRPIVAAAVLVTQVAGQLSSLGTLDAPTLPLYLNHPGSTAPNPWNNQTAQQVNPNEIPYTGVVRRYHFSVARGTIAPDGVDRPVLLVNGQFPGPTIEANWGDTIEVTVANHIVDPAEGTTIHWHGLRMIGTQWMDGVPSTVQCPIAPGSSFTYTFRADAYGSTFWHSHYGAQYSGGIFGALIVYGPQHVPYDVDLGPVLLFDWYHANYLEVVESVVGLPAPTTQAYSDNNLINGRTPYDCNNPSIAEKNLTCSRDATYSQFRFTKGKTYRLRIMNVSSQGFQRFTIDGMRLTVIASDFVPIVPYETDVLSIGIGQRADVLVHATGESTDAVWMRSDVSANCAVSYQPHAKAAIYYEDADVTQLPNTTATPYDDSHCGDVPLNLTTPVYPMDPPATPAVTQQMDIQFLANETGNLLWYVNNETFRANYEHPVLLLAKAGNTSYPNPDWLVYNFGSNSSVRIILYNYSFTNRSQHPMHLHGHNFWIVAEGVGEWDGVANLKNPMRRDTFILQPGDPVKGPGYMVMEFVTDNPGVWPLHCHLAWHVSAGLYVNVLEHPEKILNMEIPHSVYQNCRDWADYKGVDLVPEIDSGV
- a CDS encoding uncharacterized protein (ID:PFLUO_003133-T1.cds;~source:funannotate); amino-acid sequence: MAPSEVKLTEAAEAGSAYEVSWEGLDDACNPRNWSTAKKWRNVILISVQATLSPMASVMLAVTSIAISREFHLTGPYAPSLPTALFVLGFGLGPLFLAPLSELYGRRIIYLACFVAFTIGNILCAVAPNMAALAVFRLACGMAGSAGPSIGGGTIRDMFTPETRGRAQSVYSFGPTGGSALGGVIGGFILAGTGQWRWVAWVMAIASGITCIVSVFCLHETFPPYLLRKKAAKLRAETGNDAYRSSFDSPLGHRQLLARTLTRAVHMLITAPACTAMSLYMALIYGILYLHLVTLPLLYSSEPVYGLPSYRWPAALTGLSYLGVGVGSFVGVLVCALALNRTYVLMKAREAGKNRPTDSTGPEYRMPLMQVGACIVPLGLLIFAFTARTDVHWIVPLIGATVFSSGMLITYICVTTYLVDSFDQYAASALAGMTLTRSVLGCVFSLIGFRLYESLGYEWGTLMLALLCVLMMPLPTIFYFLGPRFRRLGGYGLDRESV
- a CDS encoding uncharacterized protein (ID:PFLUO_003134-T1.cds;~source:funannotate); its protein translation is MAPQAQRLSPLSLKQTLPLNDAVARSVDQGRDAIQRALQTTIPTTRTSMPPHPGLLVIVGPCSVHDPAAALEYARHLAAAAERYRGELLIAMRVYIEKPRTTVGWKGLVHHPDLAQGAASDLNRGLFASRQIMLQVAELGLPVVTEVLSPLVLPFVQDVLACGVIGARTTESQPHRELVSDVPMPMGFKNGTDGSLGVALDAMKAAAQPHTLVSVDDEGYLVEHFSAGNHNTFTVLRGGKSGPNFSPEHILQAEAAMFQAGQPVRLVVDCSHGNSMKDYRKQPAVAASVAKQVAAGAPIAGVMLESNIYAGRQDIPADGLAGLQYGVSVTDGCISWKETELVLDELAAAVRMRQAVLPKPVALHSRRRSSVQQSMEKLRPNISILEFSG